In a genomic window of Ipomoea triloba cultivar NCNSP0323 chromosome 3, ASM357664v1:
- the LOC116011952 gene encoding late embryogenesis abundant protein-like: MAQYGDQHHYGRRTDEYGNPVRQTDEWGNPVGDKDVWGNPVRHQTDDYGNPVHHGTGGTMGQYENTTAATGPTGGTYGGTTGTAAYGTTGIGGVVGEHYRPHETAGREHHGTVGGILRRSGSSSSSSSEDDGHGGRRKKGMKEKIKEKLPGGGHKDQDYYQSQSTTTTTGGYGGTGYGGEEHHEKKGIMEKIKEKLPGHH, translated from the exons ATGGCTCAGTATGGAGATCAACATCACTACGGCCGGCGGACGGACGAGTACGGCAACCCCGTGCGCCAGACTGACGAGTGGGGGAATCCCGTCGGTGACAAAGACGTGTGGGGAAACCCCGTCCGCCACCAAACTGACGACTACGGCAACCCTGTCCACCACGGCACCGGTGGCACCATGGGACAGTATGAAAACACCACCGCAGCCACCGGGCCGACAGGCGGCACTTACGGTGGTACAACTGGCACGGCCGCTTACGGTACCACCGGCATAGGCGGTGTGGTTGGGGAGCACTACAGGCCACATGAAACAGCCGGGAGGGAGCACCATGGTACTGTCGGAGGCATCCTCCGCCGCTCTGGGAGCTCCAGCTCTAGCTCT TCGGAGGATGACGGGCATGGTGGAAGGAGGAAGAAGGGGATGAAGGAGAAGATAAAGGAGAAACTCCCAGGCGGTGGTCATAAGGATCAAGATTATTATCAGTCGcaatccaccaccaccactactgGCGGCTATGGCGGTACCGGTTATGGAGGAGAAGAGCATCACGAGAAGAAGGGTATTATGGAAAAGATTAAGGAGAAGCTCCCCGGCCATCATTAA
- the LOC116011995 gene encoding pentatricopeptide repeat-containing protein At5g44230: MASIIRKLLIPRTTIPIPKRYDLRTPEPEPERPFIPFSKLQERKLLETHLVSLLDVCNSLFQIKQVHAHVIRRGVEQCCYVLTKLIRTLAKINVPVEPYPRMVFDRVEDRNPFLWTAIIRGYAMEGPFGESVRLYGLMRREGFSPVSFTFTALLKACSDRFEVELGRQIHGQCVRIGGLCCDLYLGNTLIDMYVKCGRLECGRKVFDEMPLRDVISWTSLIFAYAKSGDMEDAVELFEELPFKDMVAWTTVVTGLAQNGKPMEAIEFFRRMQNAGVQTDEVILSGVISACAQLGSSKHADWVRGVAERSGFGPADHVVVGSALIDMYSKCGSVEDAYDVFEKMRERNVFSYSSMILGFAMHGHANSALNLFEQMLRTNVKPNDVTFLGVLLACSYSGLVEQAKWYFDLMEKKYGIEPAINHYSCMVDVLGRAGKLEQALELIKNMPINPNGGVWGALLGACRIHGNPDVAEIAANHLFELEPDGIGNYVLLSNIYASAGRWEDVLRVRKMIRSRSLRKNPSRSWIEGKDGAIHEFYAGDSIHPMSGSIKEALMDLIEQLRLRGYEPNLSCVPYDLKDEDKKRILMMHSEKLALAYGLLATDADCAIKIMKNLRICEDCHSFMCGASGVSGREIIIRDNNRFHHFRNGVCSCANFW; this comes from the coding sequence ATGGCTTCAATAATCCGAAAACTGCTTATACCAAGGACGACGATACCCATACCCAAACGCTACGACCTAAGAACTCCAGAACCCGAGCCGGAGAGGCCATTCATCCCGTTTTCAAAGCTTCAAGAGCGGAAGCTCTTGGAAACCCATTTAGTTTCGCTTCTGGATGTGTGCAACAGTTTGTTCCAGATCAAGCAAGTCCACGCGCACGTGATCCGGCGAGGTGTAGAGCAGTGCTGCTATGTTCTTACTAAGCTCATTCGCACACTCGCCAAAATCAATGTCCCCGTGGAGCCCTACCCGCGCATGGTGTTTGACAGGGTAGAAGACCGGAACCCCTTTTTGTGGACCGCCATCATTCGCGGCTACGCCATGGAAGGGCCGTTTGGAGAGTCGGTGAGGCTGTACGGGTTGATGAGGAGGGAAGGGTTTTCGCCCGTTTCGTTTACGTTTACGGCGTTGTTGAAGGCTTGTAGTGATAGGTTTGAGGTGGAATTAGGGCGGCAAATTCATGGACAGTGTGTGAGGATTGGTGGACTCTGTTGTGATTTGTATCTGGGGAATACTTTGATTGATATGTATGTTAAGTGTGGGCGGTTAGAATGTGGGAggaaggtgttcgatgaaatgcctctgAGAGATGTTATCTCGTGGACGTCGTTGATCTTTGCTTATGCCAAGAGTGGGGATATGGAAGACGCAGTGGAGCTGTTTGAGGAATTGCCTTTTAAGGATATGGTGGCGTGGACCACAGTGGTCACTGGTTTAGCTCAAAATGGGAAACCCATGGAAGCCATAGAGTTCTTTCGGAGGATGCAGAATGCTGGTGTGCAGACAGATGAAGTGATATTGTCTGGAGTTATATCAGCTTGTGCGCAATTGGGTTCCAGTAAGCACGCAGATTGGGTGAGAGGTGTTGCTGAGAGATCAGGATTCGGGCCTGCTGATCATGTCGTAGTCGGCTCAGCATTGATTGACATGTACTCCAAATGTGGAAGCGTGGAGGACGCCTACGATGTGTTCGAGAAAATGCGTGAGAGAAATGTGTTCTCATATAGCTCCATGATTCTTGGGTTTGCTATGCACGGCCATGCAAATTCTGCACTAAACCTGTTCGAACAAATGCTGAGAACAAACGTAAAGCCAAATGATGTAACTTTTCTTGGGGTCTTGTTAGCTTGCAGCTATTCAGGGTTGGTAGAACAAGCAAAATGGTACTTTGATTTGATGGAGAAAAAGTATGGCATTGAACCAGCTATAAATCACTATTCTTGCATGGTGGATGTTCTTGGCAGGGCTGGGAAACTAGAGCAAGCCCTTGAACTCATCAAGAACATGCCGATAAACCCTAATGGTGGTGTCTGGGGAGCCCTGTTAGGTGCTTGCCGCATCCATGGCAACCCAGATGTTGCAGAAATTGCAGCAAACCATCTGTTTGAGCTTGAGCCAGATGGTATTGGGAACTATGTCTTGCTCTCCAACATATATGCTTCAGCAGGGAGGTGGGAGGATGTGTTGAGGGTGAGGAAGATGATAAGATCAAGATCACTACGGAAGAACCCTTCAAGAAGCTGGATTGAAGGGAAAGATGGCGCGATTCATGAGTTCTATGCAGGGGATTCGATCCACCCGATGTCTGGTTCGATTAAAGAAGCACTGATGGATCTTATTGAGCAACTCAGGCTGCGTGGATATGAACCGAACCTGAGCTGCGTGCCGTATGATTTGAAGGATGAGGATAAGAAGAGGATTCTGATGATGCATAGTGAGAAGCTTGCCTTGGCGTATGGGCTGCTGGCTACTGATGCGGATTGTGCCATTAAAATCATGAAGAATCTCAGAATATGTGAAGACTGTCATTCGTTCATGTGTGGTGCCTCTGGTGTGAGTGGCAGGGAGATTATTATCAGGGATAATAACAGGTTCCACCATTTTCGTAATGGGGTGTGCTCTTGTGCCAACTTTTGGTGA